CAGAAGTATCCTTTTCTTGCAGCGCTCGATTAAGTTCTTCAAGGCTCATTCCTGCTTTAACCGCAATCGCATGTGCAGGTAATAAAGTACCTGGACCAAAAAGTTGGCGCCAGCGAGAACCAAAGCCATCTTTGAACACAACCGTGGCTACTTTAGCGCCCGCAGTGCAATTTACTTTATCCACCTGCTGCATCAGCGGTAAATAAGAGTCAAAAAGTTCTGGCATGGTACCAGCAGTAAAAGCTAGTAGCACAGAATCGCACGTAATTGGTTGTCCATCGGAATACACTGCGTCATTCGCAATTGTATAAACGACTTGTTGCTGAATACCAGGTAGCACCCGAGTGGTTAGGAGGTCAGAATTAGGAATCATTTGACCTTTAGGTCCTAATACATATGCACTGGGATAAATACGCGTACTCAATAGAACTGCGTCTGTTGATGCCCCAATATAAGAGCCCGCATTAGTTGTTACCAATGCAGAATTCACAACATAACCAAATTGGCCATGACTAGGATTTCGGGCTTTCTCATCTGCGGATCCACAAGCAGCAATTCCCAACGACAGCGCGCACAACAATGCGCTCAGTTTTCGAATACTTGCCTTTGGCACGCATTTTCTCCTCTATGCTGATGAACGCATCTATCCTGCGTACATACTAGGAAATACCACATATAAATACGAATCGGGTAACACTTACTCAATTCAGTATAAATGGTGAAAACACTAGCAGTGAACTACCCCTATTCCAACTAATCTTGCCTATAACTAGGGTTCACCATAAAAACGTAAAAAGTGCTTACATATTTAAATACGTAAGCACTTCAAGCTACTGCGATAAACGTCGTAACGCTTTATCCTAGATCACACTAAGTGTATTTACCTTAAGCTATATTAACGACCTGGTCGCCAGCTAGCACCAGTTGATTGCTCTGAGGTTTCAGGAAGCACAACACTGCGCTTATCTTGTCCAGCAGGTTTGGAAGATTCAACAAGATCAACTTCACCGGAACGAAGCGCAAGTACTTCTTTAGTATGTTCACGGGTTTCCTTCTTACGGTTCTTCAGACTGACCAAAAATGGTGTTGCCAAAAAGACCGAAGAAAGGGTTCCTTCAATCACACCGATAAGCTGAACCAACGCCAAATCCTTAAGAGTTCCTACCCCTAACAACCATACTGCGATAACCATCAAAGCAATGATTGGTAATGCAGAAATCACGGTAGTAGAAATAGAACGCATTACCGTTTGGTTGACCGCCAAATTAGCATGCTCAGCATAGGTAATTCGCTTATTGCCCAGATAACCGAGGGTATTTTCTCGCACCTTGTCAAAAACAACGACGGTGTCATACAAAGAGAAAGCCAACACCGTAAGCAAACCGATCACAGTCGCCGGGCTTACTTCAAAACCAACTAATGCATAAATACCTGCGATAGCAACAAGATCTACCCCAAGTGCGCCTAACGCAGCAACCGCCATTTCCCGCTGCAAACGCAAGGAAATATAGATAAAGACTGCTACCAGGAAAACTGCCATAGCGATCAGCATCCGGGTAGTAATAGTCGACCCCCACGATTCAGACACCGTGGAATCACCAATTGCATCTGGGGTTGGTTGTCCGTTAACACCAAGCGGTTGATATTGCTCATAAAGAGCAACTCGTACAGCATCAATCTGATCTTGCGTGAGCAGCTCACTATTAATTTCTAGGATACGAGAATCGCCGGCACCAACGATTTGAACTAACTCTGGTTCGACATTAGTTGCGTTAGTAAAAGTCTCACTCACACTGGTGGTTTCTAGATCTGCAGCCGGCATCGTAATCCTGGTGCCACCAACAAAATCAATACCCAATGAGAATCCGCGAATAAGAATAGCAGCAATGCACACAATAAGAATGCCAGCTGTAATCTGATACCACGTTTTACGACGAGAAACGAAGTCAATACCGCCTTCGCCAGTATAAAGCTTATCCATCAAGGAAGATTCCGAGTTCATATTTATTTCTCCTCATCCTTGTTTTCTAGCTCGATCTCGGATTCATCTAGATCTGTATGGGTCGGTGCCACAAGCGTAGCTGTTGTCTTTGTCTCAACGGTTTCTGGCACAAGGCTGTCAGTACTACCCTCAGAATTCTGAATTTGAACTGCTCGGTGTGCTGCTTCTTCATGAAGTTTTTCTGCTTCAGCTTGTTCTGCACGGCGTTGTTCGCCCAGCTTAAATACCTTCGCCATACCGTTGTATGCCGGCTTTGCGGTAAATGGTTTTGTTGAAGCCAATATTACTAGCGGACCAGTAAGCAAGAAGGTAACCAAAATATCAAATACAGTAGTAAGCCCTAAAGTAAAGGCAAATCCCTTAACTTCACCCACAGCGAGGAAGTAAACCACTACTGCAGCAATGAGGGTGACCGCGTTACCAGTGACAATTGTTTGTTTAGCACGATCCCAACCACGCGGTACTGCGGAACGGAAGCTTCTACCATCGCGTGCTTCATCTTTAATACGCTCATACAACACGACGAAGGAGTCTGCGGTAGTACCAATACCGATAATCAAACCCGCAATACCGGCAAGATCAAGTGAATATCCAATCCAACGACCCAATAGAACCAATGCACCATAAACCAGTACAAAGCTCATAATCAGGGAGAACATAGAGATCAAACCGAAATAGCGGTAGAAGAAAAGCGAATAAAGCGCAACCAAGATCAAACCGACCAGGCCTGCTATAAGTCCTGCCTGCAACGAAGCAATGCCCAACGAAGCTGGAACGGTAGTTGTTGTTCCTCCTGATTCACCATTTTCACCAGCAAAGCTCAGTGGCAATGCACCATAACGCAAATTATTAGCTAACTCTTGAGCTTCTTGCTGAGTGAAGCTACCAGTGATCGAGGTAGCCGAGCCAACTGGAGTCGCAGATTGGATCACCGGTGCAGAAATAATCTGCGAATCTAAAGTGATAGCGATTTGCTGTTGTAAGTACTGCTGAGTTAACTGCGCCCAGGTTGCCGAACCTTGGTGATCGCCACCAGACTTAAAGGAGAAAGAAATCTCCATCTGACCAGTTTGAGGGTTCAACCCACCAGTAATCGGACGGTTGGTATCAATCTCGTTACCGGTAAGTCGAGCACCATTTTCTTCATCAGTTTCACCGATAAGCAAAGGAGCAACGTCAAGAATATAGGCCACACCTTGTGATGGATCACAGGTAACCAAAGGTAATGCCGGATCATCTGTGCCTTGCAAAGGATCAGGCTGATCATTAGTGCACTGCATAAGCGCACTAGCTGCCACCTGTGTAGTAGCATCGGTGGACTGACGATCTGTGTGCAAAACTTCTAGCACCTTAGTGCGCAGCGCTTCTGATTCGATTGAGTTTGACGGTTCTTTTGGTGCACTTGCAGTTACCTCAGGAGTAGCAATGGTATCTGCTTGAACCTCAGTTTCAGTGTTATTTCCCTCAGCATCACTGGTGCTAGCACTAGCTTGATTCGCTTGGTTAAGCGTCGCAGTTAGTTGCGCCAAAGATGCATTAGCTTCTTCGGCGGTAATTACGCCTACTTCAACCCAGCGATTCGCCATTTCTTCAGCAACTGAAAGAATTTTTTCCAAATCCGGTACTCCAGTGCGCAAAACCGGACGGAATAGCAACTGGGAGGTTTGTCCTAGAGCGCGTGCCTGTGAAGTTTCTTCACCTGGAACAGTAATAACCAAGGTATTACCGTCAGTAACCACGCTTGCTCCGGAAACACCCATACCGTTAACGCGATTCTCCAAAATAGTACGCGCCTGGCTAAGTTGTTCATCGGTAGGGCTTTGGCCTTGAGGCACCAACGTCACACGTGTACCGCCTTGAAGGTCGATGCCGAGTTTCGCAGTAGCAGTGCGATCACCAGTGAAGAAAATCAGTGCATAAATCACGACGATAATCGCCACGAAAATGCCGATTGCCTTCTTAGGCCAAGCCTGCCACTTCGAACTCGCTGATCGAGTTTTCGAAGCCAATTTCTCGTTTCTCCTCTATATATTATTATCGTTGCGCAGCCAACTACCTACTACCACGGCTTTTAACAACCACGGTAACTTTTCAAGCATAGGACTAAAGCGTACCTTAGAAACAATGCTCATCAATTGGAATGGCGTACACCATCTCGCTTCTTAAGAAGAAGCTAAAGATACACATACGATTGCAAATGGTACGTCACTACCCCCCTGTGCATAAAGCCAGCCCCACCCCGTAACAATGATTTTCCTACGAGGTGGGGTATAAATCACACATAACCAGAGTGGTAAAGGCTACGACAAATCTACAATTAGTTTTCTTCTACATCGCTAATTGCATCATCTGATGCTGAATCAACTTGCTTTTCGACGTCTGCCGCCGCGAGTTGCTCCTTGGTTAGGTTACGCACAATAGCAATTTTTTCATAGACGCTTACTACCCCTGGTGCAACTTCTAGCTCAACGGTTTTCTCATCTACTCCACGCACTGTGGCATGCATACCAGCAGTTGTAATAACTCGTTGCCCGATAGTAAGTTCCTCCTGGATTCGAGTGATCTCATCCATGCGGCGCTTTTGTCGACGTTGCATTAAAAATGAAGGCACAATTAATACAGCCATTAACAAGAGCAGAAGTAATAGACTATCCATAGTCGTCTAGTTTGCCAGAAGATTTACTACTACAGGTGTTTAGACATCTCCTCATTTATCTAGGACAACGCTGCAGCATTTTCTGGTGGTTCTAATCCCATATGCCGCCATGCAGCAGCTGTAGCTACCCGTCCCCGCCCAGTACGGGTAATCATCCCTGCTCTAACCAGATAAGGTTCACAGACTTCTTCTACAGTCGAAGCTTCCTCTCCTACCGCAATAGCAAGTGTGGAAATGCCAACTGGTCCACCGCCATGACTTTTTACCAGTGCATGAAGCACCGCTCTATCCAAGCGGTCAAGGCCTTTTTCATCTACATCAAAAACCACTAGTGCTGCTTTGGCGGCGGCTAGATCAATATGTCCATCTGAATGCACTTCGGCAAAGTCACGCACCCGACGCAAAAGTCGGTTCGCAATACGCGGTGTACCGCGCGAACGCGAAGAAATCTCATATGCAGCATCGGCATCAATACCAACACCAAGAATTTTTGCAGCTCGAGTCACTACTTTTTTAAGATCTTCGGCACCATAAAATTCCATTTGCGCAGTAAAACCAAATCGATCGCGCAAGGGTCCGGTCAACATACCAGAACGAGTAGTTGCTCCTACTAAGGTAAAAGGTGCAAGCTCTAAAGGAATCGAGGTAGCACCGGGGCCTTTACCAACAATGACATCGATACGAAAATCTTCCATTGCCATATAAAGCATCTCTTCAGCTGGTCTGGCCATACGGTGAATTTCGTCGATAAAAAGAACATCACCTTCCATAAGATTACTAAGCATTGCTGCCAGATCACCAGCACGTTCTAATGCTGGCCCCGAGGTCATGCGCAAACTCGTACCCATCTCATAGGCAATAATCATCGCCATTGTAGTTTTACCTAAACCCGGCGGACCAGAAAGCAACACATGATCAGGCGTTACGCCTCTGTTTTTTGCTCCCGTAAGAACCAAATCTAATTGATCGCGAACCTTGGGTTGGCCAATAAATTCCCCTAGACTTTTGGGACGTAGAGTAGTTTCCGTATCCACATCACTAGGCTGCTGATTAGCTTCAACCGCGCCATCAGGAGTGCGCGTGGAAGAACGCAAGGTATCCGGAAGCGAAAACTCCGTTTTTTCTACCTTAGCCATTTCTACCTTTCTATTGCTCTAGCGCAGCCAAGAATGCTTTATTATCCTCAACACTGCTGCCCCATCATTCTAATGTTCGCGTGCTATTTTTTACCTAAAGCACTCAGTGTTGCCCGCAAAACGCTGGCAGTCTCTGCTTCTGGATTATTAGCCAATACACTAACCAGTACCGGCTCTGCTTGTTTTTCGCTAAAGCCTAGGCCAATAAGCGCCTCAAGCACCTGTTGTTTAGTTGCTTCGCTACCAGATGCACTCATTACAATGTCGAGCTGCATATCGGTTGCTGTATCGCCAAAGCCGGCAACCTTATCTTTAAGTTCCAATACCAGCCGATCAGCAACCTTTGCCCCTACCCCAGGTATTTTTTGCAATGTCTTTGCATCTTTATTACTAATAGCCTGTGCAATCTCAGTGGCACTTAGTACCGACTGCGCAGCTAAAGCTAATCGTGGCCCTAAACCTTTAGCAATTTGCAATAGCGCAAACATTTTTCGGCTTTCTTCCTCTAAAAAGCCATAAAGCACCTGTGAATCCTCTCGAACCACCATTGTGGTAAGCACAAAAGCCTCTTCATCACAACGTAATTGCCCTAAAGTATGTGCGGTAGCTTGTACTTGATAACCCACACCATGACATTCAATAACAAAGTGATCGAGACCTTTAGCAATAACCTTGCCGCGTAATGATGCAATCATATTTGTTGTCCTTTGTTATGGTCGCTAATTATTTTTATACCCAGCGACTTGGTTTTTCTTGAATAACTTGACCATGTAGTTGACGTAATTGTTGCTGCTTAGCTTGACCAAGTTTGCCCATTTGCTGACGACGCTGTGCCTCAACAAGCTTTTCAGTTTCACGTTTTCTACTTAGCAGCGGAGCACGCCAACAATGACACACCGCCAAAGCAAGTGCATCGGCTGCATCCGCAGGCTTGGGGGCTTCACTCAAACCTAAAATACGGGTAATCATGGCAGTCATCTGTTTTTTATCTGCTCTGCCATTTCCTGAAATAGCTTTTTTTACTTCACTTGGGGTGTACATATGCACCGGTATATTTCGCTGCGCAGCAGCTAACACAAGTACTCCTACCCCATGCGCAGTGTGCATTACCGTCGATACATTGCCTCGCTCGAAGATACGTTCAATAGCAACCACGTCTGGCTGATAATCATCCATCCACGCATTAACTGCTTCAGATAATTCCAATAAACGCACGCTAAGTTCTTCTTCAGCAGGTGTGCGCACCACTCCTACAGATACAGGCACAATAGCTCGCCCACGACCGGCTTGCACTACTGATAAGCCACAGCGCGTTAGACCCGGATCAATGCCCATCACCCGTAGGCCTTTAATAGTCACCTCAGTGTGCCTTTCCTAATCTGGGATTCTATCCGCTTTGGTGTATCACCTAGAGGTGAAATCTTTTCCAAGATAGCACATTATTTCGAATATTTGATACACAAAAACCGCAGTGGCGATAATTTCACTACAACCATCGCCACCGCGGCCACCAAACGTACTAGCTAAAACAATGCTTAAGCATCAAGTTCAGCTAGAACCTCATCAGAAATATCAATGTTTGTATAAACATTTTGCACATCATCACTATCTTCAAGTGCATCGATAAGTCGGAAAATCTGCTTAGCACCGGATACATCCAGTGGTACTAAAACCGATGCCCGGAAATCACTATCGGCTTCATCAACTTCGATATTCGCTTCTATCAATGCGTCTTTAACTGCTGGAATATCAGAAGGTACACAAAGGATTTCATATTTCTCACCGATGTCGTTGACTTCTTCAGCACCAGCATCGAGCACGGCCATAAGCACGTCGTCTTCGCTTAATTCGCCCTTATCAACTAATACAACGCCACGACGAGCAAACATATAAGACACCGCGCCCGATTCAGCCATATTGCCACCATTCTTATTCATGGCAGTACGCACTTCTGAGGCAGCACGGTTACGGTTATCGGTAAGACACTCGATAAGGATGGCTACTCCATTAGGACCGTAGCCTTCATACATAATGGTCTGCCAGTCAGCGCCGCCAGCTTCTTCACCTGATCCACGCTTACGAGCACGCTCAATATTATCATTGGGAACAGAGGCCTTCTTGGCCTTTTTGATCATATCGTCAAGTGTTGGGTTAGCAGCAGGATCACCGCCACCGGTACGTGCTGCAACTTCGATGTTCTTAATGAGCTTGGCAAATTCCTTACCCCGCTTTGCATCGTTGGCGGCTTTCTTATGCTTCGTGGTTGCCCATTTAGAGTGTCCGGACATGACTTACCTTCTTTCCGTTACTTTCTTTTGTCTCCTCATGTCACAGAGCGGACCCCACGGGATTCTCCAGCGAGCGCGTCATATTGTCACAGAGCAAACACAACGTGGCCATTATACGCGCGCATAAAAGTCACTGAAAATTACCAAACCCTGGTT
This DNA window, taken from Corynebacterium kutscheri, encodes the following:
- the secF gene encoding protein translocase subunit SecF, whose amino-acid sequence is MNSESSLMDKLYTGEGGIDFVSRRKTWYQITAGILIVCIAAILIRGFSLGIDFVGGTRITMPAADLETTSVSETFTNATNVEPELVQIVGAGDSRILEINSELLTQDQIDAVRVALYEQYQPLGVNGQPTPDAIGDSTVSESWGSTITTRMLIAMAVFLVAVFIYISLRLQREMAVAALGALGVDLVAIAGIYALVGFEVSPATVIGLLTVLAFSLYDTVVVFDKVRENTLGYLGNKRITYAEHANLAVNQTVMRSISTTVISALPIIALMVIAVWLLGVGTLKDLALVQLIGVIEGTLSSVFLATPFLVSLKNRKKETREHTKEVLALRSGEVDLVESSKPAGQDKRSVVLPETSEQSTGASWRPGR
- the secD gene encoding protein translocase subunit SecD, with the protein product MGIFVAIIVVIYALIFFTGDRTATAKLGIDLQGGTRVTLVPQGQSPTDEQLSQARTILENRVNGMGVSGASVVTDGNTLVITVPGEETSQARALGQTSQLLFRPVLRTGVPDLEKILSVAEEMANRWVEVGVITAEEANASLAQLTATLNQANQASASTSDAEGNNTETEVQADTIATPEVTASAPKEPSNSIESEALRTKVLEVLHTDRQSTDATTQVAASALMQCTNDQPDPLQGTDDPALPLVTCDPSQGVAYILDVAPLLIGETDEENGARLTGNEIDTNRPITGGLNPQTGQMEISFSFKSGGDHQGSATWAQLTQQYLQQQIAITLDSQIISAPVIQSATPVGSATSITGSFTQQEAQELANNLRYGALPLSFAGENGESGGTTTTVPASLGIASLQAGLIAGLVGLILVALYSLFFYRYFGLISMFSLIMSFVLVYGALVLLGRWIGYSLDLAGIAGLIIGIGTTADSFVVLYERIKDEARDGRSFRSAVPRGWDRAKQTIVTGNAVTLIAAVVVYFLAVGEVKGFAFTLGLTTVFDILVTFLLTGPLVILASTKPFTAKPAYNGMAKVFKLGEQRRAEQAEAEKLHEEAAHRAVQIQNSEGSTDSLVPETVETKTTATLVAPTHTDLDESEIELENKDEEK
- the yajC gene encoding preprotein translocase subunit YajC, with the translated sequence MDSLLLLLLLMAVLIVPSFLMQRRQKRRMDEITRIQEELTIGQRVITTAGMHATVRGVDEKTVELEVAPGVVSVYEKIAIVRNLTKEQLAAADVEKQVDSASDDAISDVEEN
- the ruvB gene encoding Holliday junction branch migration DNA helicase RuvB; the encoded protein is MAKVEKTEFSLPDTLRSSTRTPDGAVEANQQPSDVDTETTLRPKSLGEFIGQPKVRDQLDLVLTGAKNRGVTPDHVLLSGPPGLGKTTMAMIIAYEMGTSLRMTSGPALERAGDLAAMLSNLMEGDVLFIDEIHRMARPAEEMLYMAMEDFRIDVIVGKGPGATSIPLELAPFTLVGATTRSGMLTGPLRDRFGFTAQMEFYGAEDLKKVVTRAAKILGVGIDADAAYEISSRSRGTPRIANRLLRRVRDFAEVHSDGHIDLAAAKAALVVFDVDEKGLDRLDRAVLHALVKSHGGGPVGISTLAIAVGEEASTVEEVCEPYLVRAGMITRTGRGRVATAAAWRHMGLEPPENAAALS
- the ruvA gene encoding Holliday junction branch migration protein RuvA codes for the protein MIASLRGKVIAKGLDHFVIECHGVGYQVQATAHTLGQLRCDEEAFVLTTMVVREDSQVLYGFLEEESRKMFALLQIAKGLGPRLALAAQSVLSATEIAQAISNKDAKTLQKIPGVGAKVADRLVLELKDKVAGFGDTATDMQLDIVMSASGSEATKQQVLEALIGLGFSEKQAEPVLVSVLANNPEAETASVLRATLSALGKK
- the ruvC gene encoding crossover junction endodeoxyribonuclease RuvC yields the protein MTIKGLRVMGIDPGLTRCGLSVVQAGRGRAIVPVSVGVVRTPAEEELSVRLLELSEAVNAWMDDYQPDVVAIERIFERGNVSTVMHTAHGVGVLVLAAAQRNIPVHMYTPSEVKKAISGNGRADKKQMTAMITRILGLSEAPKPADAADALALAVCHCWRAPLLSRKRETEKLVEAQRRQQMGKLGQAKQQQLRQLHGQVIQEKPSRWV
- a CDS encoding YebC/PmpR family DNA-binding transcriptional regulator, which gives rise to MSGHSKWATTKHKKAANDAKRGKEFAKLIKNIEVAARTGGGDPAANPTLDDMIKKAKKASVPNDNIERARKRGSGEEAGGADWQTIMYEGYGPNGVAILIECLTDNRNRAASEVRTAMNKNGGNMAESGAVSYMFARRGVVLVDKGELSEDDVLMAVLDAGAEEVNDIGEKYEILCVPSDIPAVKDALIEANIEVDEADSDFRASVLVPLDVSGAKQIFRLIDALEDSDDVQNVYTNIDISDEVLAELDA